Genomic segment of Edaphobacter bradus:
AGACCGGCGATGGTGGCGAGCCGTTCGTCGAGTTCGACCACGTGGACAAGAGCGAGGTCGCCTGGCAGTAAGGCCGGTGAAGAGCCGGGTCAGATTTCAGACCGTTCCTACTTCAGCCTGCTCCGCGTGGATGGGGTTGCTGGTCGCGTGGCCGCAGTGCGGGCAGAAGGCGGCCATCGGTTCGACGGGGCCTCCGCAGGCGGCACAGGGAGTAGGCGTGGAGCTCGGCGGCGCGTAAGCGTAGGCGCTGGCGAGGATATGGCGGGCGATGTAGTCTGCCTGCTGGGCGTTGTACTCGCGGACGCGGCCAGGCATGAAGAACGCCTCGACCAAGCCGGCGAGGGTGGGGATACCGGTCCAGAAGAAGCAGAGGTACAGGATTCCGAGGCCGTTCCGGCTCAGGTAGAAGTGGTGGACTCCGAAGCAGCCGAGGAACAGGGCGAGCAGAACGCCGATCACCTCGTCGCGGCGGGCGTGCTGGTACTCGGCGTAGAACCAGGCGCGCTGACGGTCGTCCATGCGTGCTGTGTAGACGGGATCTGCGAATGACATAACGTGTAGCTCCGGGAAAGTGCTTCGCAAATGTGCAGAGTGGGATACGGCTCTGTTCTGGTTAGAGTTCCATAGTGTGATTAAGGGCTCGTGAGCCGAAGAACAGTTAATTACTTATCGGCCATGGATTTACAGATCGGCAGTATTTCCGGCGCGAAACTCCCGAAGAAAGTTTGTGACGAATTGCCCGAGGCAACGGATGAAGGCAGTTCCGGTCTCCAAGCAATGCAGGAGGTCGGTTATGAAAGGTATGGAATCGCTTCACTCCGGCCAGTGCGGGCTTTGCTCGCACTTCGGTGAAGGTCATCCGTCGACTCCCGTGCTGATTACGATCATGAAGAAGAAGGAGGCGCCGCTGAACATGCTGGATGAGTGCGGGCATCCGAAGCACGCCGGGCTGCACCTGAAGGTTTCGCCGATCAGCGGCTGCGATGGCTTCGCTCCTGCGGCGCGGGCGGCCTAGATTTGAGGGAACAAAAAGCCCTGCCGAAGCAGGGCTTTTCTTCATGCTGGAGAATCTCTTACGCGACAGGTTCGATGGAGACAAACCGCCCGAGCTGTCCGCGATCCTGGAACTTCACCACGCCGTCGATCTTGGCGAACAGGGTGTCGTCCTTGCCCCGGCCCACATTGGCGCCGGCCTTCAGTGGGGTCCCACGCTGACGAACGATGATTGAGCCCCCGGTGACCGTCTGGCCGCCGAACCGCTTCACGCCGAGCCGCTGCGCATTGGAGTCGCGGCCGTTTTTCGAAGATCCTAAACCTTTTTTATGTGCCATCTCGATTGCCTCTTTCGCGCCGCCCAAAGGCGTTGCGCATGAAATCTAAACTCTCAATCCCATCTAGCCTTTAGCTAAGAGCTAGAGGCTGGCAGCGAAAAGCTGCCTTACTTGAGCGACTTGCCGCCCACCACGATCTCGTTGATCTTGACCTCGACGTAGTCCTGGCGGTGGCCCTGCATCTTCTTGTACTGCTTCTTGCGCTTCAGCTTGAAGACCAGGATCTTGTCGCCGCGGCCTTCGCCGAGCACGGTCGCGGTCACCTTGGCGCCCTTCAGGTCGCTCTCAAACTGACCCTCTGCCCCGCTGACGGCCAGAACGTCCGAGAACTCGACGTTGCCTTCCTGGTGCGCTGTGGTCTCGATCTTCAACGTATCGCCAGGGGCGACCCGGTACTGCTTGCCGCCGGTGCGGATAACTGCGTACATAACCAAACCTCTAAAGCGTAGCGCACAAAGCGCCAACCGCCTTCTTCATGGATTGTGCTGCAAGGGGCGCATACAGGAGCACTGCATCAGCCAACCGGCCCGGCCAACCCGGTCCGTCTCGTTCAGGACCGTCGGCCAACCAATTGTCCTGCAGCCTGAGGTTTAAGACACACCGGCTACAGCGCCAAACTTAATGAGTGTACCGTTTTCCGGCCGGAGGGTCAATTAGGGGTTGAAATGCTTGATTTGGGATAATACCGTTTCAAGCAGCGATTTTTCTTTTAGATCCTCGTTTTGAGGTGCCTTTGCGACGACGCTTGCTGCAGGTCCTGCTGGTGCTCAGTGGTTTATTCTTTGTTGCGGGCATTTATCCGCTGTTCACATCGATTCCACGACATGATCAGTCTGCTTACGGCGATCAGATGATGCTCGCTGTTTATTTTGTGCTTGGGGTGTTCCTGCTCCTGGCGGCGAAAATGCCCCAAGCTCACCGCAGTTTAATTGCGTTCCCTGGTTGGGGAACTCTCGCTCACGACGCCATCATGGCTGTCCAAGCTTACCAACAGAAACAGTTGCGCTCCGAATTGCTGCCTCTGATCGTAATCGCACTGCTCTGCATCTCTCTGATTATCCTGACTCCTCCACGGTTACTCTCTAGCGGAGCGCCCCGTGTTAGCTCACCTCAATAGGGGAGGCAGTAATCGCGATGAAGAAAAGAACTCGTACCGATGCTGACGTGTCGGAATCCCAACGGCATATCGATGTCCTTGTTCTGGTCATCGATCGTCAGGAATAAACGAATCTTGTGCCCTGCAAGGAAACGCCGCGAGTTCGGGACGAGAGGGACACATCTCGCTTCTGAGACGTGGGTGCTGGGCGTTTGAATAGTCCCGGGCGGGAGATGGATCTTGCGAGTTGCCGCCATAACTTCTGACGGGCCATCATCAAAGTAGGGAAAGTTCAGCCACCGATCGGGGTTCAATCTCGCCTCAATGCGGCGTCAGGAGATCCGCTGAACCCATTGACTCCGCCAGGCCGGCGCCTCGAAGGGATCTGCGAAATACTGTGTCTCGTGCACGACCTTACCGTTGCGGAACTCCATAATGCTCACTGTGTATGCTGGGCGCCCCTGGTAGGTGATTGTGTATTCCGTGATCCAGAGATCACCTTTTCCGAGAATTCGCTTGACGTTGAAACCTGACGGCTTGCCGGGATGATGACTCCGCACGGCCTGCAAATTGCTTCGCCCGAGGATTCGCTCGCCTGACTGGGGATAGTCACAAATGGCGTCGTCATCGTAAATATCGTGTTCCGCGTTTGCATCTCCGGCTGCCGACGCGTCCCAGTGCGCGTTCAGGGCTTTACGTATTTGCTCCTCTTGCATGGACTGCTCCAGGTGCTGTTTGGGTTTCATGTTCAACTACCTTGTGGAATGAAACCCGGGCTGCCGGTCTTCACTACTTCATTGAACCTCTGTCTAGTCTGAATTCGATTGATTTCGTCAAACGCGTCTTCCGGAAGGGCAGAGATGTTGAGATTCTCCCGCGCGCGGGCCGCAGTCTTAGGCGTGGTAAGCAAAGCCGTGCCGCGCTGCACCGCCCAGGCCAGCAGCACCTGCGCTGGCGTCTTTCCAACTCGCGCGGCGATTGCCGAAATGACTGGATCTTCGAGCGGCCCCGGCCTTATTCCGTGACCCAATGGCGCGAAAGCCAAAAGCACAATGCCCTTCTCCTTGCAGAATTCCAGAAGCTCCGTTTCCGGCAGATACGGATGTGCTTCGACCTGGACCACGGCTGGCTTGATTTTCGCAGATTCGTAGATGGGCACCAGTCCGTTCAAGGTTATGTCAGACAGTCCGATGGCCCGGCATCTGCCATGGTCTACGAGACTTTCCATCGCCCTCCAGGTGTCGAGCAAAGTGACGCCGCGGTCGTAAAGGACATTGCCGTTTTGATCCCGCGGATCCTGCTCGTCCCCCGGTTGAAACGCAAATGGAGTGTGAATGAGATAGAGATCCAGATACTTGAGCCCGAGTCTGTCCAGACTCGCTTCGAAAGCCGGTTCGACGCGCTCGGGCCGGTGATTGGAGTTCCACAACTTTGTGGTAACAAAGATGTCTTCGCGCGCGATCCCTCCAGCGGCAAGTCCCGCCTGCAACGCCTCGCCTACCTCACGCTCGTTCCGATATCGTTCCGCACAATCGAAGTGTCGAAATCCGGCTTCCAGCGCGTCTCTGGTAGCACTTATCGTCGCGGCTGCATCGGGAATCAGGGTGCCAAACCCGAGCGCGGGCATGTGGCCGGCTCCGTTGCTGAGTGGTATTCTCGCCACCCGAAAATCAGACGATTCGATCATGGTGACGCCTCGGCACCATCTCGCGTCCAGCATGACCGTCCGGATAGGCAATCCTCTACTCGACAGGCGGGGCGACGCGCGTCTTTATATTACTATTCATTGCTTCAATTCCACCTTCTGAAGGAGCAACACCAGCTTCCCTGGGTAGAGAGTTCCGAAAAACCGATCTGGCCCGAACCTCATCCCAACTCCCGGGCGCTAGCTTCATCTGCACGATAAGTAGGAATATCGAGCCAAGCCGCCAACTGTCCGAGCGAGGCGCAGGGAAAGGGATATGCCTGCTGTTGCACGTGTTGGTCGAAGGAATGGCATAAGGCTATAGAAAGCAGCAGACCTGCCCTCCGAAATCAGCTTCTAATTGCCAACCGCCATCATCGGAAACATTCGAGACGCTAGAGGACCAACGGGGTCGGTCTCTGCATCAACCAGCAGCAACAGGCTGCCAAAGCTCGACACGATTTCCTTCCGGGTCGGTGAACCAGCCGAATCTGCCGAAATCGTAGCTCTCGCGTTTGGGATCGACCGCGACGCCTTCGTTTGTCAGACGGTCCAGCACTCCATCGAGGTTATCCACTTGGAGGTTGATCATTGCCTTCTGTACCACAGGGAAATACTCATCGTCTTGGCTGAAGAAGGCGAAGACAATCTGAGCACGTTGCGCCGAGGCAGGAAACGCGAAGAACCCTTTTGACCTCGATAAGCCGAGATGCCGTTCGTACCACCCATAGAGTTGTTCTGGATCCCTCGCTCGGACAAATGCACCGCCAATCCCGGTGATTGAAGCCATGCAGCCTCCTACGAGCAATGTCCAGAGCTTACACCTAAAGAATAGCGGGCAAGCGAGAAGTTCAATGGAATTGATTAGAACCCATCTCATAAATGCCTCTGGTCGGCGAAGCTTGGCAGAATTACTTCCGGATTGCCGACTAAACCCTTTCTAGGGCTATGATTGTGGTTTCGCTGCCGTCTCCGACAAGTACGCCTGAACACACTCGTAGCGGGATTCGAAGATTCGGTTCGAGCCGATGAGTTCCAGCAGCCCCATACGTTCAAGGACTCGCGGCTGTCGCACGGGGACGACAATGAAGGCAAGAGCTACACCGGCCTTTTTCAGGTCCTCGAAGAGTTCAAGAAGGGCGCGTCCGGCGGAAAAATCCATCTCTGTAACGGCCCTGGCGTCAACCACCAACCATCGCACGGCCGCCGGTGAATCGTGCACAAGTCTCCGAGCCTGGTCTGCAAAGAATGCTGCATTGGCGTAGAAAAGGCCCCCTCCAAACCAGAACATAACCAAACCGGGTTCGGCTTCCCTTCCGGGGACGGGGTCGTCAATTCGCCAGTGATCGGTACTGTCCCGCACGACGACGCCGGTATGCGGCCGGTAGCCGTGGCGCACATGCATCAGCAAAGACATTACCGTCGCGAGCAGAATCCCTTGCTCCACACCGAAAAAGACAACCGTTGCCGCTGTGATCAAAGCCAGAAGGAATTCTGTTGGACTCACGCGGCAAACTTCCGCGAGACCACGATGATCGATCAGTTTGACGCCGATCATGAAAACAATCGCAGCGAGGACGGAGTTGGGAAGATAACTCAGCGGCTTCGTCAAGAACAGCAGGACGAGAAGCGTAACGGCAGCGGTAGTGAGATGAGCCCACTGAGTGCGGCCGCCTCCTGAGTCCACGATTGCTGTCTTGGTCGGGCTGCCGTTCACGACAAACGTACTGCTGCAGCCCGCGACTAGGTTGGCCAGCGACAAACCAACTAAGTCGACATTCTGGCTGAAGTTTTCGCGGTAGCGCAAAGCGTACGCCCGCGATGTGGCGGCACTTTGAGAGAGGATCACGATAAAACACGAGAAGGAGATCGGCAGAACCAGCATCACGTCTGAGAGCGTAATATGCGGAACGCTCAGATGGGGAAGGCCGCCCGGGACGTTTCCAACTACACGTACGCCGTGGCCGGCCCAATTGCGGATGGCGCTTGCTGCGGTCATGCCGACTACGGCGATAAGAGCGCCGGGGAAACGTGGAGCGAGGAACTCAAATCCTACAATGACGGCCACAACCGTCAGTGCGATAAGCGCGCTTGGCAGATGGGTTTCGTTCAGGTGCCGCAAGGTGAAGAGAGTCTGACGAAGAAACCCGTGGCCGTTTGCTTCGATGCCGAGCATCTCGTGTATCTGACCAATTGCAACCTGCACGCCGACACCCGTAAGGAAGCCGACAAGCACTGTTCGAGAGAGGAAGTCAGCAAGGAAGCCAAGACGAAGGATCCTGGCCAGAAGGAGTGTGGCTCCAGAAACGAGTGCGATGAGACTGGTAAGCTCGATGTATCGCGGAGTATTGGCAACAAAGGAAAGAGCGGTCAGCGCCGCGAATACCATCGCCGCCGTCGCAGAATCTGCGCTGACCACCAGATGCCGCGAAGACCCGAAGACCGCAAACACCACCATTGGCAGGAAGATCGTGTAGAGCCCAGTGATCACAGGTGTGCCGATGATCTTGGTGTATCCCATTACCTCTGGAATGCCCAGCGCAGCGAGCGTGATGCCGGCCATGATGTCGGAACCGAGTTGAACCTTATTCAAAGGCAGGAGTCCCTGCATGATAGGCAGGGAATGCCACCATGAGTTCTTCCTATCGGGGCTTGACACTAGTATCGCCATAGTTCACCGCCGCTGGCGGCTACATCAACCTAGAACGCTGATCCCAGATTCCAGATATAGTCTCTTTGTCCGAATGAATGCTTGCTCAGTTCCTCCGCGTAAAAGAACGACCAGGCGCACCTATTATCCGCGACAAAGACCATAGCACCAGAACCAATTAGCTGGCATTTCGGGGTCCTGGGTGTATCACCGGCAATACGGAAGTTATGCCGAGGCGGGACAACCCGGCTCGTCAATTTATGAGATAGGTTCTAGTCTCGGGAAACGCGCTTTTCGCCACTTGTCCGTGTAGTCGGCATCTCGGACAGATTGCCGCGACGCTGTAGCACAAGTTCATCGCCAAACCAACCTGAACATTACCCGTTTTTCCGCGTAGTGGCCAAGTTTGAATGCGCATGTCCGAACCACCCCCCCGAGTACTAGCTGGTAAGAATCTGTTCAAGCTTTTGTAAGCTCGACCGCTCACCCATGACGATCAGGAAATCACCGGCCGAGATCTCGAGTTCAGCGGGGGGATTGAAGATTGTTTCGCCCCCTTGTTTACGAACCGCAAGCACGATCACTCCGGATTTCCGCGACTCCAACAGCTGCCCCAGAGTCTTCCTGGTGAATTCACCTGTGAATTCACCCTTGGACGCGACGCAGACTTCTTCCATCGTGACCTTTGGCCCTATGTCGCCTCTGGCGAAGTCCAGGAACTCAACCACATGGGGTCGCAGCAATGCGTCAGCAAGTTGGCGTCCCGCCATCGCATAGGGAGTAAAGACAGTGTCGGCTCCTGCGCGGCGCAATTTTTCTCCGGCTTCTTCTTCAGAGACCCGGGTTACAACAGTCAGCCTCGGATTCAGAGTCTTTGCCGAGAGAATGATGAAGAGGTTCTCGGCATCGGAGGGCAAAGCGGCAATCAGTCCCCTTGCTCTGGTCACGCCTGCTTCGCGAAGGCTGTCATCTTGCGTCGCATCCGCAACAATGGCAAGCATTCCAGCGTTCACCGCCTTTGCAACACGCTGCTCATTGCGATCAAGCAACACGAAGGGAGCGTCTGCCCGTTGAAGTTCATAACAGGCGTTCCGGCCTACACGGCCAAAACCGCAGACGATAATGTGGTCGTGCAGGTGATTGATCATGCGTCTTTTCCTGCGTTCGCCATAGCGATCCTGTAACTCGAGCTCGATGATAGTTTGGGTCATGGCGCCCACCGCTAAGAACATGGCGCTCACTCCAAACAGAATCAGGAACGAATTAAAGACCCGTCCAGCATGGCTGAGAGGCCACAGCTCCTGATAGCCGACCGTCGTGATCGTCGTGATGGTCATGTAGAAGCCGTCGAACCACGTATAGCCTTCTATCAGCTTGAAGCCGGCGGTACCCACAACCACCGTGAAGCATAACAGTCCAGCGATCAGAATGATCCGGCGAACCAGGCGGCTTTGCATCGAAGATATCCCCGAAGAGATGTTCAGGCCGCCATTGGCCTCCTGTCGACGGCTTAAGCGAGGCTCGAAAGGCGTAGCGACCGGAATCGAACGATCAAGCGGACAAAATCTATTCCATCAAGAAAAAGCTTCAAAACCCAGCAGAAATCCTTGTCGCCCCCCCCAAACCACGCATCTCAAACAAAATAAACCCAGGGAGGCAGCATGAACCAGGATCCCAATTCCTTTCGCGCCATCCTGAAACACCCGAGTGCCTTTCTCCCCCTCGCAATGTCCCTTACAGCCTTGGCAGTCGTGTTTGTCGCCGCAATCTACAACGTCCTCCATTACGGGCATGGCCTTGTTCGTGAACCAGACGAAGGGACCGCCGCCCACCTCTGGCAGTTGCTTATGGCGGGACAGATGCCGATACTGGTCTTCTTCGCCATCAAGTGGCTGCCGCGGGCTCCAAGATCGACGCTGTATGTACTCGCACTGCAGGCCGGAGCAGCGCTCGCATCCATGGCCCCTGTCTTTTTCCTCAATTTGTGAATGCCCGCGACTGTCACCGAACCAGACAACGGTAAAAACAAACCGGCAGCCAGACACTTGGTCCGGTTGCCGGTTTCGTCGTTTCCAGTAGAACGCTTACCTGTCAATAATTGCTTGGGGTGAAGCTGCAAACATTGTTGGAACCCACCGCGGCATAAAGCGCCTGGTTGTTCAAGGTAGGGGCGTTCAGCCGGAAGCCGTAGTTCTGGCCGACCAGCGTCGTCGTCCCTCCCGCCGGAGTGACGTACACCGTATACGTCTGGGCCGGCACGTTCACGATGAACTCGAACGCGTAGGTTGTCCCACCGGTGTACGGAATACTGTTGGCCGCCTGGTAGCCCGTGCTGTTATACGCGTCGATGAACCCCGAGGGATTGAACCGCGCGATCGCCGCCAGGCTGGTGTAGGCGCTCTGCGGCCCATCCGTTAGGCCCATCACGGTATTGATGAGGTTCGCCGAAGGAGTCGCCGTGTAGGTCGCCGTGAAGGTAGTCGACTCACTCGTGAAGGGCGTGTTGTTCCACGTGGTGCTCGCGCTCTGGCACGAGGGGCCGCTCGCAGTCGCCGTAAAGCCGCAGACATTGTTCGTGCCAGCCGCCGCATACAGCGACAGGTTGTTCAAGGTCGGCGCGCTGGTGCGGAACACGAAGTTCAACCCCACCAGGGTCTTCGTGCCGCCTCGCGGAGTCACCCAGACCGTGTAGGTCTGGGCCGCCACGTCCACGTCGAACTCGAACGTATACATCGTGCCGCCCGAGTAAGGAATGGTCGAGACTGCACTGTACCCCGTGCCGTTATACGCGTCGATGAACCCCGAGGGATTGAACCGCACGATCGCCGCCAGGCTGGTGTAGACGGTCTGCGGCCCATTGCTCAGGCCCATAACGGTATTGATCGGGCTCCCCGAGGGAGTCGCGTTGAACGTCGCCGTAAAGGTCCCCGTCTGCGCCGCAAACGAAGTGTTGCTCCACGAACTGCCCACCGTCTGGCACAGATTCGTTGAGTGCGTCAGGGCCTCGAACAGCGTCATATGGTTGCCATAATCGCCCGTGAGAGACAGATTCAGCAGCCCGTTCTGGATCCAGTTATAGACATTCGCCGTGCCATGCAGGCCGCTCGATCCAGAGCCATCCGCCAGGTTCGGATCGTTCAGGCGGTTGTGGTAGTGGTTATAGCCGATCGCGTACGTCGAGCCAGAGCCGAGCGTGATCTGGCCGATGTGCGTCGCACCAGAGCTGGTGCAGTAGTTTGTGGGTGCCGTGATGAGCGCGTTCTGACCGCCCCCCTGGCCTTCAAAGCCTGCCATCACATTTATCGAGCCGACGATGCGCTGCTGGGCTGCGCTGCCGGTGTCCTGGTAGAGTGAGCCGCCCTGGATCCAGTCCGTCTCCGCAGCGTTGATGGTTCCGGCGATGCTGTCTTCCGTATGCGTCAGATCGCGGCAGGTCTCCTGCGCAACGTTCGTGGTCGACGAGTCGAAGACCGTCTGCCCATACCAGCTCGGGTTGCCACGCGGGGAAGGTGCATGGAAGCCTCCATCGACAGACTGCAGATAGAAGAGGTCAGGCACGCGCCCCTGCCAGAACGAGCGCGCCGTCGCCAGCAGCGATGCGTTCTCCGTGAACACGGCAATCTGCATGATACCGTCGATCATCGACATGTCCCAGTTGCCGTTCACGCCCGATCCGTTCTGAATCACAGGCAGGTAGACGTTATTCAGCATGTTCGTAAAGGCCTGGATGTTCGAAGAAGACCATCCGGAGCCATTGCCGCCGGGCTTGCCCCAGCGGATGATCTCCGCCGCGCGCGGCCACTTCTGCGAGTCCCACCCCGACTGCAGCGGCCCGTTCGAGCAATCCGTGCCGCTCGGGCACGAAAGTCCGTTGGTCCCGGCGTACCCTATGAAGTTGTTCGCGTAGGTGTTCATGATGTTGATCGCGTTATTCGCGTAGGTCTGGTTGCCCGTGATGTACCACAGCAGAGCCTGCACATAAGCCGCGTTGGAGTCGTTGTCCGCCTCCTGACATCCGTTATTGGGATGCGAGAAGGCTCCGCACTGGTTGATGCCACCGGGCCACGGCCCCTGCACCGTGTAGCTCAATGAGCCATAGCTGCTGCTCATCGCCTTGTTCACCTGGCTGACGATGACAGAATTATTTGCCTGGTATGCAGCACGGGTTGCATCCAGCTGCTGCTGGCTCACCACAATGCCGGGATGTACCCATGTCTGGGCCTGGACCGCCGCTGGGGAGCAGAACGCCGCGCACAATGCGCAGAGCAAGAGGGCATTACTGACTGCGGACTTCCGAAAGTTCATGGAACGTCTCCTTGGGCAAAATCAGTTAGTTCGAACTCTGGCCGAATATCGACCGCCGATCATAGAACCATCGCGCTTCAAATCTTGTCAAGAACAAAAAACAAGGGAAGACCTGAAGACAACCGATTGTCTTTAGTGGTTGGCCGACTTCCGAGTCTCCTGTTTAGCGTCTATCTCTCGTCATATTTCAGAGTCCGAGCATCCAATCTCGGCAGCCAACTCGGGTCAAGGGCTCCCAAATATACTGATTCAGTCCGGGCCCAACAGTGGCTCAGGCACCGCGACCACATTCGCCATTCCACGCAAAGAGGTTGACTTCGTGCTAAGTCCTGCGTTGCCCACAGAAGGACTTAGCGATCATGCGCGCTGGCGAATGCTCGCGTTGATCTGCACTGGCGTCGTCCTCTGCATGACGACCTGGTTCTCCGCGACAGCCATCACGCCGGAGCTCATCCAGCTCTGGCGCCTCTCTCCCGCCCAGGTCTCCTGGCTCACCAACGCAGTCCAGCTCGGCTTCGTCACCGGAGCGCTGCTCTCCAGCTTCGTGAGCCTTCCCGACCTGGTTCCGCTGCGCAAGCTGATGGCGGTGAGCGCCCTCGTAGCGGCATCGGCGAATCTGTGCCTGCTCTGGGTGCCCTCAACCAGCTGGCTGCTTGCTGCGCGCTTCGTCACCGGCGTGGCGCTCGCCGGTATTTACCCACCGGCTCTCAAGCTCACATCGACTTGGTTCGTGCGCGGCCGAGGCACCGCGCTCGGCCTCGTCATCGCAGCGTTGACCCTGGGATCATCGCTCCCCCACCTCGTTCGTTCTCTTACCGACCGCGTAGATTGGCAGGCCGTCGTCATCACAGCTTCCGCATGCACGCTGGCGGGCGCCGCGCTCATCGTTCTCTTTGCGGCGGAGGGCCCGTTTCCGTTCAGCAAAGCCGTCTTCAATCCCCGTTACATGGGGGTTGTTCTGCGGAACCGGCCGCTCGCCCTCGCCAATCTCGGCTACTTCGGCCACATGTGGGAGCTCTACGCCATGTGGGGCTGGTTCCTGGCCTTTACGCGGGCCGCTGGGCCTCATCTCGGCCTGACTGGCGCAAAAGCCGCATCGCTCGTGACCTTCATTGTGGTCGCCTCCGGTGTCGTGGGAGCGGTTCTCGGCGGGCTGCTGGCCGATCGCACAAGCCGCACCTTCGCTGCCGGCCTGATGATGACGCTCTCCGGCCTCTGCGCCGTCGTCATCGGTCTCGTCTTCGACGGCCCGCTCTGGCTGTTTCTGCTGGTTGCCGTCCTCTGGGGAATCACCGTCATCGGCGACTCCGCGCAGTTCTCTGCCATGGCGACAGAGCTAAGCGACCCCAGCTACGTCGGAACCGCGCTCGCGCTCCAACTCGGCCTCGGCTTCACCCTGACCCTCGTC
This window contains:
- a CDS encoding MFS transporter, which produces MLALICTGVVLCMTTWFSATAITPELIQLWRLSPAQVSWLTNAVQLGFVTGALLSSFVSLPDLVPLRKLMAVSALVAASANLCLLWVPSTSWLLAARFVTGVALAGIYPPALKLTSTWFVRGRGTALGLVIAALTLGSSLPHLVRSLTDRVDWQAVVITASACTLAGAALIVLFAAEGPFPFSKAVFNPRYMGVVLRNRPLALANLGYFGHMWELYAMWGWFLAFTRAAGPHLGLTGAKAASLVTFIVVASGVVGAVLGGLLADRTSRTFAAGLMMTLSGLCAVVIGLVFDGPLWLFLLVAVLWGITVIGDSAQFSAMATELSDPSYVGTALALQLGLGFTLTLVSIRFTSILAAHIGWRWSFLPLAAGPAVGVVAMLFLHQLPGQAPCGKSGSGSG